In one window of Prionailurus bengalensis isolate Pbe53 chromosome B3, Fcat_Pben_1.1_paternal_pri, whole genome shotgun sequence DNA:
- the YY1 gene encoding transcriptional repressor protein YY1, whose product MASGDTLYIATDGSEMPAEIVELHEIEVETIPVETIETTVVGEEEEEDDDDEDGGGGDHGGGGGHGHAGHHHHHHHHHPPMIALQPLVTDDPTQVHHHQEVILVQTREEVVGGDDSDGLRAEDGFEDQILIPVPAPAGGDDDYIEQTLVTVAAAGKSGGGGSSSSGGGRVKKGGGKKSGKKGYLGGGAGAAGGADAGNKKWEQKQVQIKTLEGEFSVTMWSSDEKKDIDHETVVEEQIIGENSPPDYSEYMTGKKLPPGGIPGIDLSDPKQLAEFARMKPRKIKEDDAPRTIACPHKGCTKMFRDNSAMRKHLHTHGPRVHVCAECGKAFVESSKLKRHQLVHTGEKPFQCTFEGCGKRFSLDFNLRTHVRIHTGDRPYVCPFDGCNKKFAQSTNLKSHILTHAKAKNNQ is encoded by the exons ATGGCCTCGGGCGACACCCTCTACATCGCCACGGACGGCTCGGAGATGCCGGCCGAGATCGTGGAGCTGCACGAGATTGAGGTGGAGACCATCCCGGTGGAGACCATCGAGACCACGGTGGTGGgcgaggaggaagaggaggacgacGACGACGAGGACGGCGGTGGCGGCGACCACGGCGGCGGGGGCGGCCACGGGCACGcgggccaccaccaccaccaccaccaccaccacccgccCATGATCGCGCTGCAGCCGCTCGTCACCGACGACCCGACCCAGGTGCACCACCACCAGGAGGTGATCCTGGTGCAGACGCGCGAGGAGGTGGTGGGCGGCGACGACTCGGACGGGCTGCGCGCCGAGGACGGCTTCGAGGACCAGATCCTCATCCCGGTGCCCGCGCCGGCCGGCGGCGACGACGACTACATCGAGCAGACGCTGGTCACCGTGGCGGCGGCCGGCaagagcggcggcggcggctcgtCGTCGTCGGGCGGCGGCCGCGTCAAGAAGGGCGGCGGCAAGAAGAGCGGCAAGAAGGGCTACCTcggcggcggggccggggcggcgggcggcgcggaCGCGGGCAACAAGAAGTGGGAGCAGAAGCAGGTGCAGATCAAGACCCTGGAGGGCGAATTCTCGGTCACCATGTGGTCCTCAG atgaaaaaaaagatattgaccATGAGACAGTGGTTGAAGAGCAGATCATTGGAGAGAACTCCCCTCCTGATTACTCAGAGTATATGACAGGAAAGAAGCTTCCTCCTGGAGGGATACCCGGCATTGACCTCTCAGACCCCAAACAACTGGCGGAATTTGCTAG aatgaagccaagaaaaattaaagaagatgatGCTCCAAGAACAATAGCTTGCCCTCATAAA GGCTGCACAAAGATGTTCAGGGATAACTCTGCCATGAGAAAACATCTGCACACCCACGGCCCCAGAGTCCACGTCTGTGCAGAATGTGGCAAAGCTTTTGTTGAGAGCTCAAAACTAAAACGACACCAACTGgttcatactggagagaagcccTTTCAG TGCACGTTCGAAGGCTGCGGGAAGCGCTTTTCACTGGACTTCAATTTGCGCACACACGTGCGCATCCATACCGGGGACAGGCCCTACGTGTGCCCCTTCGACGGCTGTAATAAGAAGTTTGCTCAGTCGACTAACCTGAAATCTCACATCTTAACACACGCTAAGGCCAAAAACAACCAGTGA